GACGTTGCAAATCGGGCAACATCGGTAGCGAGTAGCAAAGCAGACCGGTCAAAACCACGGTCGGAAAGACAGCGCCGCCACCAATCACTAACAACTTGGTGGTTCGCGGATGATGCGGCCCTGGTTGGTAGATTGCATAGACGGCTAAACCGATCACGATCAACCAGATCGCAACCGCGCCTCCACTCATCCAGTAAAACAGATTCGCAATGTCCTCAGACGCTCGGCCTGCGGAGTTGAAAGTCGATTGCGGCGTTTCGATGATCCCTCTCCCCGTGCAGAGTGACGATCAAGCGTCGGTGGCCGAACTGAAATTTGCCGCTTTGGACTTGCTGTCATCGCTGGGCTGCTTTGATTCCCAACGTGCAAGTTCCTCGAATTGTTTTTGAAGTTGCCCAGTAATGCTCGACAGTGCGCCACCACGATGCATTGATGTATCGCGACAGCGATCTTTCACACGGTTTTCGATTTCGACTTGCAGAGAGGCCCCCTTTTGCCGAGAGAAGCCGCTCATCAACAACGATTTCAGTAGCGACTTTGTAGAGGCTTCATCAAGCGTCGCCGACGGATCGTTGCCCTCGAGCTGATCGCAACAAAGCGTGGCCAATTTGTCGAGTTGTTCGTTAATTTGTGGGTTCATGTCGCTCATGATTTAGCTCGCAATGATGGAATGAGTTCGAGAGAGTGAGTTTAAGTTTGGTTGTTTAATTTTAAGATTGGGGTTCAACTTCACAGCTGCAACGTGGTGGCACGCGTTGCGACTTAGCGGACCGTCCACATTTCGATTGCAAACAACACCGCAGACAATACAATCACGCTGGCCGCGACCAACATGCTGCGGTTGATCGGAACCAAATTGTGAAGCGTTAATTCACCGCGATCGCCAATGGGATCGATTTTGCGTCCGATCCAGCCCGAGCATTCGGCAAACAGATAGGATCCGCAGACCATCCCGACCATCATTGCGATCGCATCGTAGTTGCCTTGCCCAAGCGCAGCCGCGCCCGTGCCCGGACAGTAGGCGGACAATGCAAACCCGGCACCAAACGACAACCCGCCCAAAATATTCGAAGCGTATCGTGTCGGTTTGATGTGCAGTTCCACCTTTCCCAAGCGGTGCAGCACGTGAATGCCGATCATGCCCACGATCACAGCGGACAACATCACTTTCAAAACCGTAAAATCTTGAAGCAACAATTGACCGATCAGCACATGGAACTTGGCGACACCGCCTTTTTGCAGCAGGAAGCCGAACACAACGCCAAAGACGAGTCCAAGCGTCAACACCTGAGCCCCCGCTGCATCCGTTTCGCGTTTTGCTTTGGTCGATTGTGAAACTGTCGTTGCCATTACGATTCTCCGTTGATAGTTCCGCTGAATTCGATGTCGATCATCCCTTAGATCGCATAAACCAACATTGCGACGATGATCCCACCGACAAAAAAGCAGATGGCGGAAACCCACGACCCCACAGCCAATTGCAGTGTGCCGCTGATCCCATGCCCGCTGGTGCATCCGCCTGCCATACGTGCTCCGAACGCCATCATCATGCCGCCGGCTAGCGCCACGACGACTCGCAATAGACCGCTGTCAGCGCCAAATCGATCTTGCCACATCTCAGGCAGCAATCGCCCAGTCCATTCGCCGCCCGTCCAAGCGGCAATGAAGGCGCCGATCACCACACCGCAGACCAACATCAATTCCCACCCAATCTTGGGTGTTTTTTTCTTGAAAAAGGCAAGCGAATGTGTGTGCGCCGGCGCGACCTTTTCCCCAATCAAACCTGCCACTCGCGCATACGCGGTCGAGGCTCCGAGAGGCTTGTTCGAAAAATAAAACGTGAACATCGATAACACACCGATCAGCGTGCCGACCAAGTAGGGCGACCATGCGGGCCCCGAATATTGCAACGCGTCAACGCCCTCAGCGGCAAGCAAGCTCAAGTGGGCAATCATGATTTTGATCCTTTCTCGTGTTCGACTTCATAACCGGCCGCGGTCCATGCCCCATAGCTTCCGGGGATGTTGGCGACTTGCTTGAACCCTCGCGACTGCATCAAACTCGATGCGATACTGGCGCGATAACCGCTTGCACAGTACGTTGCGTAGCTTTTCGATTTGTCGAGTCCGGTGATACGATCGCGCATGTCACCGATAAAATGATGTTCCGCACCAGGCAGATGGCCTGATTCCCATTCACTGGGCGAGCGGACGTCGATCAAACTGAAATGCGAGGCGGTGCTTTGGTCCTGATGCACTTCTTCTACGCTAACCTGCTCGAGTTTCTGAAGTGGTAACCCGGAAACCTCCCAGGCCTTCATTCCACCCGCCAGATAGCCCGCAAATCGTGAATGTCCTGTGCGAACGATCAATCGCTGAACCGCCTCGACGTCAGAGTCATCATCCACCACCAGCAGCAAACGCTGATCGAGGTCAAACATCTGGCCAACCCAGGCCGACATTTCCGGTCGGGCTCCGATGTTGATCGCTCCGGGGACATGGCCACCGCCGAACGCCAACATCGATCGAGTATCGAGAATCGTGACCCCCGACTCACGCGACACCTTGCGAAACTCGCTTGGCGGCAAAGCAGGGACGCTTGGCAGTCGGTCCATAATTTCAGGTCCCGCTGCGTTGACCTTCTTTAGCATCGGATAATGCCAAGGTGCCGGCGGCGCGTCGTCAACAACAAAGCGGCGAAATGCTTCGAAGTCAGGGAACCGCAAAAACTGATTGGTCCTGCGTTCGTAACCGATCGTGCTGCTCATTCGATCGCCAATGTCCGCTCCACATGCCGACCCCGCACCATGCCCAGGATAAACCGTGACATAGTCTTCAAGCTTCAGGTAGTAATCGTAGAGCGATTTGTACAGATCCTTGGCCAACCCTTCGGTTTCCGCTTCGCCCAACAAGTCCGGGCGACCCGCGGAACCAACAAACAGCGAGTCACCGGTAAAAACAGCCCACGGCATCGCCGAGTGCTTCGATTCACAGAGCTCGAATGACATGTGTTCCGGCGTGTGGCCGGGAGTATGCCGAGCGGTCAACCGGAATGCGCCGAAATCAAACTCTTGGCCATCACGGATGGGCTCGGCACTGAATTGATAATCCGCCCTGACATCACTGACATAGATCTTCGCCGTCCCCACGCGATCCGCTAACGAGCGACTGCCCGAGACAAAGTCCGCGTGAATGTGCGTTTCAAAGATGTGCGTGATCGAAACACCATGCTTCCGAGCAAGCGTCTCATAGACCTCGACATCGGTTCGTGGATCAATAACCGCTGCATGTCCGTTGCTCGTGTCTGCAACAAGGTAGGACAACTGCGCGATACCGTCAGTCAGAAGTGGTTCAAGAACAAACATCACGACATCCTTTCAAAGAAATGAACCGAAGCAGCCGAATCCGGCAAAATGCTTGCCACAGGAACACCAAACGCTTCAGCAACGGACCCCAATAGGTCACCGCAAGCGAAAGCCGCCATCGGTACCGTGAACCCACTTGGATCGATTCTGCCTAGACCGAGCCTGCCCAGATCGATTTTCGCCCAAATGCACTCGAGCTAGATCGAGCCAGCTGGCTAAAACCGATCGATTTGAACCGACTGTTACGACGGGGGCAAATCGATCGGAGCGAGCCTTGCCGCCGGGCCGCAAGCGCCGGGGCGATAAACAAACTGCGTCGGCACGGGTAACTTCGATGCCGCGAGCGACACAGCGCAACGATACAGGCACAGCGACAACGGCACCGTTACCATGACGTTGCTCTAGACCGTTGGTCCACGGCGTCCCATGATCAAACTGATAATGAACAGCACAAGGAACACGACGAACAGCACCTTGGCGATCATCGCAGCCGAACCGGCGATTCCACCAAAACCAAGTACCGCCGCAATCAACGCGATCACCAAAAAAGTCAATGCCCAACCTAACATCGGAGTCTCCAATCAAACAGAAAGTGAGTGTGTGTATACGTTCCATCCGTTGGCGACATTCACCAGCGGGTTGCGTTACGAAGAAGCAGATATTGCGATTCTCGTGCCACAGACTTACGAATCGTGAAAATGGATCAAAACCGCTCGAAAGATTGGAAACTTGATTCGGCAACACGCAGCTTGGTCGCTTGCAAGCCAGCACAAAGGCAATTTTTGACATCAAAGGCGGGTGCGGTCCAAGACATAAGGGTTGCCTTCGCGTTACTATCGAACAGGAACCACCAATTCGCGAGGCAAACCGATGACGACTCTCTTTTCAACCCTTCTCGTTGCTCTCGCGGTCGCCCAACTCGACACAGAGACAGACGGCGAGTCCCCTGATTCGACCGAAGCATTCACAAATGAGAAAGACGTCCCCGGTGAAGTCGACGTCAACATCGACACGGTCTGGGGGACCGTCGACAATATGATCGACAGCTTCCTTGACCGGTTGCCCTTTCTTTTGACAGGCATCGTCGTCTTTGCCATCTTCTACTTTGTTGCGAAGGCAGTTCGGCGGTTTGTCCGACGCACCACTCAAGGCAAGAGTTCGGCGAATTTAGGACGCGTGATGGGGCGAATCGCTCAGTGGGCATTGAACTTCGTCGGATTGATCCTTGCCGTCACGATCATGGCTCCCTCGATCACGCCAGGAAAACTGCTCACGTCGCTTGGTATCGGCGGCATTGCGATCGGCTTCGCATTCAAAGATATCCTGCAGAACTTTATGGCAGGTTTGCTGATCCTGCTGAACGAACCCTTTAAAATTGGGGACCAAATTGTCTCGGGCGACCACGAAGGAACAGTCGAATCGATCGAAACCCGAGCGACATTGATCAAGACGTACGATGGCAAACGGGTCGTGATTCCTAATAGCCAGATCTTCACCAACCCGGTCGTCGTCAACACCGCCTATGACGCCGTCCGTACGCAATACGACGTCGGCGTTGGCTACGGAGACGACCTGCGGCAAGCCGCGAAGATCATTTTAAATACTCTCGAATCGACCGAGGGTGTGGTTCGCGAGCCAGCGCCCGATGTCGTCGCGACAGAGCTTGGCGGCAGCAGTGTGGTGTTACGAGCTCGGTGGTGGACCGAGCCCCAGCGTGCTAACGTCGTTCGCGTTGGCAATGCAGTCATCTCGGATATCAAAGAAGCCCTTGACGATGCAGGCGTTGATATGCCGTATCCAACCAACGTCACGCTGTTACATGACCAAACCGAAGATCGCGATGGCGATCGCACACGTCAACGCGAGGGCTGGCCCGCGGGCAAAAATCCTCCAAAGCCCCGTCCCATCGGCAGCCAACGCGGTGACACCCACAAGAACGATGCGGCGATGAATTCCGATAACACAAACGCCGATAATACGAACGCGTAAGAAAAGGATTATTCGATGCCCGATGCTTCCTCGTGGTTAACCCATCAATGGGTCGTCGCCGGACTGGTTTCGTCCACCGCGAGATTCATTCCGATTCCGTTTGTCGATGACTTGGTTCGAGATCAATGCCGACGCTTTGTCGTTTCGCGGACGTTGGCGGCTCATGATCGCAGCGACCTGCTCGGCGAACTGAAACCGTACTACTCCAATAACGGCGGTTGCTTGCCCGGATGCTTGGGACTACTTGCCAAGGCACCGCTGAAGCTATTGCTTTTCCCGCTACGAAAAATCGTCGCGATGGTGACCTCGATTCGCGGCGTCCCGCTTGAAATCATGCGAACCGTACTGCTTGGCCGGACGCTCGATCGGTACCTGAAACGAGACGACATGACACTCAATTCCGAACTAGCCGCGCGGATGCGATTGGCGTTTGAAGAAACGTTTGCTCACATGGATTTCCGCGTGCTACATGCGGCGATGATCGACGCGCTCGCAAGCGTCAGTGGATGGAAATCGGCTGCCATCGCGGTTGCCACGCGTGTGGCGGGAAAAGAAGAGGTGGAAGAAACCGAGATGCAATCCAACCCTAAAGTCGACGACGGAGCGGAACGACTCGAAGAAGTCCTTGATCGCCCCGAAACACTCGAACTGTTTAGCGAATTTGATCGCCGTTTTGATGCGGCGATGAAGGATTTTTAACGCTCGCGGCGAATCAAAAAACACCCGAATTGAGTGAATATTTTATTCGGACGTTGCGATCTTGGGCTCGTCGTCTTCACGTGGATCGTCTTCGCGTGGATCATCTCCTTGATCGCCTTCGCGTTGGTCATCCGCAGGAATCGGCCCGATGCCTTGTTTTTCACGCCGCATTTCCCAACGTTGGCGTGCGAGTTCTTGCATGTCGACCGTTGCATCATGCTCATCAACGATCTCGAGTCCCAGTAGCGTCTCGATGATGTCTTCGAGTGTCACCAAGCCTTCGACACCACCAAATTTATCCATGACCATCGCAATGTGAGCACGTGAATCGAGCAATTGATCAAACGCCACCGTGATGCTCTCGTCTTCGCCGATTCGCAAAATCGATCGCGAGAAATCAGACACCGGTTTGTCGCTGTCTCCCGAAACCACGGATGCCAACAAATCGCTACGAAGCACAAAACCGGTGACAACGTCGCGTCGTTCGCGATAGATTGGGATTCGAGACACCGGCAATGTTTTTAGCTCTTCGACCATCTCTGACAATCGCCGCGATTCTTCGAATGCAATCACCACGGTGCTCGGTGTCATCACATCCTCGACCGTGATCGACTCGAGCTTCAACAGGTTCCGCAAAATACGAGATTCGTGTTGTTTTAACAAACCTTCCCGCGTCCCCAACTCGGCCACCGCGGCGATCTCAGCCCGCGTGACCAACTGCTGCTGCTTGTTGCCGGAGAGCCACCGCGTCAGAAATTCGGACATCCACACCAATGGCAACATCAACACGATCAATCCTTGGACCAACAACGCCACGCTGCCGGCAAGTCGTCGCCAATGCAGCGCCCCCACGGTCTTTGGGATGATCTCGCTAAGCACCAGGATCATTAGCGTCAACAACGCACTGATCACGCCCAGATATTGATCGC
The nucleotide sequence above comes from Novipirellula caenicola. Encoded proteins:
- a CDS encoding DUF1328 domain-containing protein: MLGWALTFLVIALIAAVLGFGGIAGSAAMIAKVLFVVFLVLFIISLIMGRRGPTV
- a CDS encoding DUF6691 family protein yields the protein MATTVSQSTKAKRETDAAGAQVLTLGLVFGVVFGFLLQKGGVAKFHVLIGQLLLQDFTVLKVMLSAVIVGMIGIHVLHRLGKVELHIKPTRYASNILGGLSFGAGFALSAYCPGTGAAALGQGNYDAIAMMVGMVCGSYLFAECSGWIGRKIDPIGDRGELTLHNLVPINRSMLVAASVIVLSAVLFAIEMWTVR
- a CDS encoding CNNM domain-containing protein codes for the protein MDYFLLITYLCIAIGFSFLCSIAEAVLLSITPSFIAERRRDKTKSSKRIIQLKENIDRPLAAILSLNTIAHTVGAAGVGAQAAKIYGDQYLGVISALLTLMILVLSEIIPKTVGALHWRRLAGSVALLVQGLIVLMLPLVWMSEFLTRWLSGNKQQQLVTRAEIAAVAELGTREGLLKQHESRILRNLLKLESITVEDVMTPSTVVIAFEESRRLSEMVEELKTLPVSRIPIYRERRDVVTGFVLRSDLLASVVSGDSDKPVSDFSRSILRIGEDESITVAFDQLLDSRAHIAMVMDKFGGVEGLVTLEDIIETLLGLEIVDEHDATVDMQELARQRWEMRREKQGIGPIPADDQREGDQGDDPREDDPREDDEPKIATSE
- a CDS encoding mechanosensitive ion channel family protein, producing MTTLFSTLLVALAVAQLDTETDGESPDSTEAFTNEKDVPGEVDVNIDTVWGTVDNMIDSFLDRLPFLLTGIVVFAIFYFVAKAVRRFVRRTTQGKSSANLGRVMGRIAQWALNFVGLILAVTIMAPSITPGKLLTSLGIGGIAIGFAFKDILQNFMAGLLILLNEPFKIGDQIVSGDHEGTVESIETRATLIKTYDGKRVVIPNSQIFTNPVVVNTAYDAVRTQYDVGVGYGDDLRQAAKIILNTLESTEGVVREPAPDVVATELGGSSVVLRARWWTEPQRANVVRVGNAVISDIKEALDDAGVDMPYPTNVTLLHDQTEDRDGDRTRQREGWPAGKNPPKPRPIGSQRGDTHKNDAAMNSDNTNADNTNA
- a CDS encoding YeeE/YedE thiosulfate transporter family protein, yielding MIAHLSLLAAEGVDALQYSGPAWSPYLVGTLIGVLSMFTFYFSNKPLGASTAYARVAGLIGEKVAPAHTHSLAFFKKKTPKIGWELMLVCGVVIGAFIAAWTGGEWTGRLLPEMWQDRFGADSGLLRVVVALAGGMMMAFGARMAGGCTSGHGISGTLQLAVGSWVSAICFFVGGIIVAMLVYAI
- a CDS encoding MBL fold metallo-hydrolase, producing the protein MFVLEPLLTDGIAQLSYLVADTSNGHAAVIDPRTDVEVYETLARKHGVSITHIFETHIHADFVSGSRSLADRVGTAKIYVSDVRADYQFSAEPIRDGQEFDFGAFRLTARHTPGHTPEHMSFELCESKHSAMPWAVFTGDSLFVGSAGRPDLLGEAETEGLAKDLYKSLYDYYLKLEDYVTVYPGHGAGSACGADIGDRMSSTIGYERRTNQFLRFPDFEAFRRFVVDDAPPAPWHYPMLKKVNAAGPEIMDRLPSVPALPPSEFRKVSRESGVTILDTRSMLAFGGGHVPGAINIGARPEMSAWVGQMFDLDQRLLLVVDDDSDVEAVQRLIVRTGHSRFAGYLAGGMKAWEVSGLPLQKLEQVSVEEVHQDQSTASHFSLIDVRSPSEWESGHLPGAEHHFIGDMRDRITGLDKSKSYATYCASGYRASIASSLMQSRGFKQVANIPGSYGAWTAAGYEVEHEKGSKS